A stretch of the Dioscorea cayenensis subsp. rotundata cultivar TDr96_F1 chromosome 4, TDr96_F1_v2_PseudoChromosome.rev07_lg8_w22 25.fasta, whole genome shotgun sequence genome encodes the following:
- the LOC120257890 gene encoding F-box protein At1g67340-like, with protein sequence MQTRSGFCYPRPESDNQDPFRGKRKLGLGFGEPYRKRHRLSSSSEAAAAAGEYGCGSGHDLFDGIPDDLVLLILSKLSASATSPSDLFAVLITCKRLKKLGVNPMVLAKVSAKSMAIRASKWCESAHRFLKLCADSGNLEACYTLGMIRFYCLGSRGNGAAMMARAAMGSHAAALYALAVIQFNGSGGAKTDKDLRAGVALCARAAFLGHIDALRELGHCLQDGYGVRRNVTEGRRFLIQANLQELATVPDAAAAAMAIGGGGGVCPLLSDFGWALEEREEHAANRFMVEWFTAKGLEEGMRMCSHGGCGRPETRRHEFRRCSVCGAVNYCSRACQALHWKLAHKAECTPMDRWNLAVAGAGAAPPAAMG encoded by the exons ATGCAAACTCGGAGCGGATTCTGTTACCCGAGACCCGAATCCGATAACCAAGACCCGTTTAGAGGAAAAAggaaattagggttagggtttggagaaccTTACCGGAAGCGGCACCGGTTGTCGTCGTCGTCggaggcggcggcggcggcggggGAGTATGGTTGTGGTTCCGGCCATGACTTGTTTGATGGTATCCCTGATGATCTTGTGCTCTTGATCCTTTCCAAGCTCAGTGCCTCGGCGACCTCGCCGTCCGATCTCTTCGCCGTGCTTATCAC GTGCAAGAGATTGAAGAAATTGGGGGTGAATCCGATGGTATTGGCGAAGGTTTCGGCGAAATCCATGGCGATTAGGGCGAGCAAGTGGTGTGAATCAGCTCACCGGTTCTTGAAGCTCTGTGCGGATTCCGGCAACCTCGAGGCGTGTTACACCCTCGGAATG aTCCGGTTCTACTGTCTGGGGAGCAGAGGGAACGGGGCGGCGATGATGGCGAGGGCGGCGATGGGGTCACACGCGGCGGCGTTGTACGCGTTGGCAGTGATCCAGTTCAACGGGAGTGGAGGGGCGAAGACGGACAAGGATTTGAGAGCCGGTGTGGCGCTGTGCGCGCGCGCAGCGTTTCTCGGCCACATCGACGCGTTGCGCGAGCTAGGGCACTGTCTTCAGGATGGTTATGGAGTGAGACGGAACGTGACGGAAGGGAGACGGTTCTTGATCCAAGCCAACCTCCAAGAGCTTGCGACGGTGCCGGATGCGGCGGCTGCGGCGATGGCgataggaggaggaggaggagtgtGTCCTTTGTTGAGTGATTTCGGGTGGGCGTTGGAGGAGAGGGAGGAGCACGCGGCGAATAGGTTCATGGTGGAGTGGTTCACGGCGAAGGGATTGGAAGAAGGGATGAGGATGTGCTCGCATGGCGGATGTGGCCGGCCGGAGACGAGACGGCATGAGTTCAGGCGGTGTAGCGTTTGCGGGGCAGTGAACTATTGCTCAAGAGCTTGCCAGGCTTTGCACTGGAAGCTCGCGCATAAGGCTGAGTGCACGCCCATGGACCGATGGAATCTCGCCGTCGCCGGCGCCGGAGCAGCACCGCCGGCAGCCATGGGAtga